In Pseudomonas sp. ADAK2, the genomic window CATCTATTACGAACTGCTCGACCCGGCCGACATCGACATGATCTGCCGCCCCGACCAGAACGCGGTGTACCTGGTGCCCTGGTCCATCGAGCCTACCGCTCAGGTGATCCACGACACCTACGACAAGCAAGGCAACCCGATCGAGCTGTCGCCGCGCAACGTATTGAAGAAGGTTTTGAAACTCTATGCCGACAAAGGCTGGCAGCCGATCGTGGCGCCGGAAATGGAGTTCTACCTGACCAAACGTTGCGAAGACCCGGACTTCCCGCTGCAACCGCCGATTGGCCGTTCCGGTCGCCCGGAAACCGGTCGCCAGTCGTTCTCGATTGAAGCGGCGAACGAATTCGACCCGCTGTTCGAAGACGTCTACGACTGGTGCGAACTGCAGGAACTGGACCTCGACACGCTGATCCACGAGGACGGCACGGCGCAGATGGAAATCAACTTCCGTCACGGCGATGCCCTGTCCCTGGCCGACCAGATCCTGGTGTTCAAGCGCACCATGCGCGAGGCCGCGCTCAAGCACGACGTCGCGGCGACGTTCATGGCCAAGCCCATGACCGGCGAACCCGGCAGCGCGATGCATATCCACCAGAGCATCATCGATATCGAGACCGGCAAGAACGTCTTCTCCAACGAAGACGGGACCATGAGCCAGTTGTTCCTGCATCACATCGGTGGTTTGCAGAAACTGATCCCCGAGCTGCTGCCGCTGTTCGCCCCGAACGTCAACTCGTTCCGCCGCTTCCTGCCGGACACCTCGGCGCCGGTGAACGTGGAGTGGGGCGAAGAAAACCGCACGGTGGGCCTGCGCGTGCCGGATGCCGGCCCGCAAAACCGTCGGGTGGAAAACCGCCTGCCGGGCGCCGACGCCAACCCCTACCTGGCGATTGCCGCGAGCCTGCTCTGCGGTTACATCGGCATGGTCGAAGGCCTGAACCCGAGTGCGCCGGTAGTGGGGCGTGGCTATGAACGCCGCAACCTGCGCCTGCCACTGACCATCGAAGACGCGCTGGAACGCATGGAACACAGCGCGACCATCGAGAAATACCTGGGCAAGAAATTCATCACAGGCTACGTCGCGGTCAAGCGGGCCGAGCATGAAAACTTCAAGCGCGTGATCAGTTCTTGGGAGCGGGAATTCCTGCTCTTCGCCGTCTGATGCGCCGGGGCGCGGACGGAAGCTTCCGCGCCCTTCACTGCAAAAAACAGGAGAATTCGCATGACCAGCAACAACCCGCAAACCCGTGAATGGCAAGCCTTGAGCAGCGATCACCACCTGGCGCCGTTCAGCGATTTCAAACAGCTCAAAGAGAAAGGCCCGCGCATCATCACCAGCGCCAAGGGCGTTTACCTCTGGGACAGCGAAGGCAACAAGATCCTCGACGGCATGGCCGGCCTGTGGTGCGTAGCGATCGGCTACGGTCGTGATGAACTGGCCGACGCCGCCGCCAAACAGATGCGCGAACTGCCTTATTACAACTTGTTCTTCCAGACCGCTCACCCGCCAGTGCTGGAACTGGCCAAAGCCATTTCCGACATCGCGCCGGAAGGCATGAACCACGTGTTCTTCACCGGTTCGGGCTCGGAAGGCAACGACACCATGCTGCGCATGGTCCGCCACTACTGGGCGATCAAGGGCCAGCCGAACAAGAAAGTCATCATCAGTCGCAAGAACGGTTATCACGGTTCCACCGTGGCCGGCGCGAGCCTGGGCGGCATGACCTATATGCACGAACAGGGCGACTTGCCGATCCCGGGCATCGTCCACATCGCTCAACCGTACTGGTTCGGTGAAGGCGGCGACATGAGCCCGGACGAGTTCGGGATCTGGGCTGCCAATCAGCTGGAAGAGAAGATTCTGGAAGTCGGCGTGGACAACGTCGGTGCCTTTATTGCCGAGCCGATCCAGGGTGCCGGTGGCGTGATCGTGCCGCCAGACAGCTACTGGCCGCGCATCAAGGAGATCCTCGCCAAGTACGACATCCTGTTCGTGGCGGACGAAGTGATCTGCGGTTTCGGCCGTACCGGTGAGTGGTTCGGTAGCGATCACTACGATCTGAAACCCGACATGATGACCATCGCCAAGGGCCTGACCTCCGGCTACATCCCGATGGGTGGCCTGATCGTGCGCGATGACGTGGTGAAGGTGCTCAACGAGGGCGGCGATTTCAACCACGGTTTCACCTACTCCGGGCACCCGGTGGCCGCGGCGGTAGCGCTGGAAAACATCCGCATCCTGCGCGAAGAAAAAATTATCGAGCGCGTCCATGCCGAAACGGCACCCTATTTGCAAAAGCGTCTACGGGAACTGAACGATCACCCGTTGGTGGGGGAAGTGCGTGGTGTTGGCATGTTGGGGGCCATCGAACTGGTCCAGGACAAGGCCACTCGCAAACGTTATGAAGGCAAGGGCGTCGGCATGATTTGCCGCACCTTCTGCTTCGACAACGGCCTGATCATGCGTGCGGTGGGCGACACCATGATCATTTCCCCGCCATTGGTGATTACACCGGCGGAAATCGATGAGTTGGTGACCAAGGCGCGCAAGTGCCTGGACCTGACCCTGAGTGCGTTGCAGGGCTAAGTGCTAGGCTCTGGGCGAGGTGTGCGGTCGACACTTCGCCCAGTGCAAATAAAGGATGGGTCTTTCCTTGAAAGCCTGCCTCGGAACTTGCCAGACTACCGGTTGTTCGGATGCCCAGTAACAGGCCGCTGAGCACGTGGTTAAAAAGAAAAATTGGAGCATTACCCATGAAGGCATTAGGTATGAAGATAGCTGGCAAGACCCTCCTCGCCATGTCCCTGATGGGCGTGATGGCGGGTGCAGTACAGGCTGATGACAAGGTACTGCACGTCTACAACTGGTCCGACTACATTGCACCGGACACCATCGCGAACTTCGAGAAAGAGTCCGGGATCAAGGTGGTGTACGACGTTTTCGACAGCAACGAAACCCTGGAAGCCAAGTTGCTGGCAGGCAAGTCCGGCTACGACGTGGTCGTGCCGTCGAACAACTTCCTCGCCAAGCAGATCAAGGCCAAGGTTTACCAGGAGCTGGACAAGTCCAAGCTGTCCAACTACGGCAACCTGAACAAGTCGCTGCTTAAAGCGGTTTCCGTCAGCGACCCGGACAACAAACACGCCTTCCCTTACATGTGGGGCTCGATCGGCATCGGTTACAACCCGGAGAAAGTCAAAGCCGCGTTGGGCGTCGACACCATCGATTCCTGGGACACCCTGTTCAAGCCTGAAAACATCGCCAAGCTCAAGGGCTGCGGTGTGAGCTTCCTCGACTCGCCGACTGAAATGCTGCCGATCGCGCTGCACTACCTGGGCTTGCCAACCGACAGCCAGAAGAAAGAAGACATCAAGAAAGCCGAAGAACTGTTCCTCAAGATTCGTCCTTCGGTCACCTACTTCCACTCGTCCAAGTACATCTCCGACCTGGCCAACGGCAACATCTGCGTAGCGGTCGGTTACTCGGGTGACGTGCAACAAGCCAAGTCCCGTGCTGCTGAAGCCGGTGACAAGGTCAAAGTCAGCTACGCGATTCCGAAAGAAGGCGCTGGCAGCTTCTATGACATGGTCGCGATTCCGAAAGATGCGGAAAACGTCGATGGTGCCTACAAATTCATGAACTACCTGTTGCAGCCGAAAGTGATGGCCGACATCACCAACGCCGTGCGTTTCCCTAACGGTAACGCCGAAGCGACTCAGTTCGTGAGCAAGGACATCACCTCGGACCCGGGCATCTACCCGACTGCCGATGTGCAGGCCAAGTTGTACGCGATTGCCGATTTGCCGGCCGCTACTCAGCGTGACCTGACCCGCAGCTGGACCAAGATCAAGTCCGGTAAGTAAGTAGTAAACCCTGTAGCAGCTGCCGCAGGCTGCGTTCAACTGCGAAGCAGTTGTGCTCTTGAAAACGCGGGAAGGTCCTCCGGACCTTAACGCAGCCTTCGGCAGCTGCTACAGGTATCTGCATAAAAGTTTTGCTGGAAAGGTTTATCGAGGGTAAGTTGCGCGCCGGTTTTGTTGCCAGGCAGCCATGGCTGTCATGTAACGCTGGGCAACTTGGGCCCAACTAATTTTAGAGGACCTCCACGTGCCTATTTTTTCTTTATTGCGCAATGCCCTGCTGGTCGGCGCCGGGTTGACACTGGCTGTCAGTGTCCAGGCCGCCGGTACGGTGCATATTTATAACTGGTCGGACTACATCGGCTCGACCACCCTGGCTGACTTCCAGAAAGAAACCGGGATCAAGCCGGTGTATGACGTGTTCGACTCCAACGAAACCCTGGAAGGCAAGTTGCTGGCCGGGCGCACCGGCTACGACGTGGTCGTGCCGTCCAACCACTTCCTCGGCAAGCAGATCAAGGCCGGCGCATTCCA contains:
- a CDS encoding aspartate aminotransferase family protein, with the translated sequence MTSNNPQTREWQALSSDHHLAPFSDFKQLKEKGPRIITSAKGVYLWDSEGNKILDGMAGLWCVAIGYGRDELADAAAKQMRELPYYNLFFQTAHPPVLELAKAISDIAPEGMNHVFFTGSGSEGNDTMLRMVRHYWAIKGQPNKKVIISRKNGYHGSTVAGASLGGMTYMHEQGDLPIPGIVHIAQPYWFGEGGDMSPDEFGIWAANQLEEKILEVGVDNVGAFIAEPIQGAGGVIVPPDSYWPRIKEILAKYDILFVADEVICGFGRTGEWFGSDHYDLKPDMMTIAKGLTSGYIPMGGLIVRDDVVKVLNEGGDFNHGFTYSGHPVAAAVALENIRILREEKIIERVHAETAPYLQKRLRELNDHPLVGEVRGVGMLGAIELVQDKATRKRYEGKGVGMICRTFCFDNGLIMRAVGDTMIISPPLVITPAEIDELVTKARKCLDLTLSALQG
- a CDS encoding polyamine ABC transporter substrate-binding protein, which codes for MKIAGKTLLAMSLMGVMAGAVQADDKVLHVYNWSDYIAPDTIANFEKESGIKVVYDVFDSNETLEAKLLAGKSGYDVVVPSNNFLAKQIKAKVYQELDKSKLSNYGNLNKSLLKAVSVSDPDNKHAFPYMWGSIGIGYNPEKVKAALGVDTIDSWDTLFKPENIAKLKGCGVSFLDSPTEMLPIALHYLGLPTDSQKKEDIKKAEELFLKIRPSVTYFHSSKYISDLANGNICVAVGYSGDVQQAKSRAAEAGDKVKVSYAIPKEGAGSFYDMVAIPKDAENVDGAYKFMNYLLQPKVMADITNAVRFPNGNAEATQFVSKDITSDPGIYPTADVQAKLYAIADLPAATQRDLTRSWTKIKSGK
- a CDS encoding glutamine synthetase family protein, which encodes MSNNLDQLTDWLKDHKITEVECMIADLTGITRGKISPTNKFIAEKGMRLPESVLLQTVTGDYVEDDIYYELLDPADIDMICRPDQNAVYLVPWSIEPTAQVIHDTYDKQGNPIELSPRNVLKKVLKLYADKGWQPIVAPEMEFYLTKRCEDPDFPLQPPIGRSGRPETGRQSFSIEAANEFDPLFEDVYDWCELQELDLDTLIHEDGTAQMEINFRHGDALSLADQILVFKRTMREAALKHDVAATFMAKPMTGEPGSAMHIHQSIIDIETGKNVFSNEDGTMSQLFLHHIGGLQKLIPELLPLFAPNVNSFRRFLPDTSAPVNVEWGEENRTVGLRVPDAGPQNRRVENRLPGADANPYLAIAASLLCGYIGMVEGLNPSAPVVGRGYERRNLRLPLTIEDALERMEHSATIEKYLGKKFITGYVAVKRAEHENFKRVISSWEREFLLFAV